The Pseudonocardia sp. HH130630-07 DNA window GGCTCATCGAGTTCTGGATCATCTGGCTGCTGGTGGACGCGGTCGGGGTGCCGCTGCAGATCGCGTCCGGGCTGTGGTTCTCGGCCGCGATCTACCTCGTCTTCGCCGGGCTGGTGCTGCACGGCTGGTGGAGCTGGTCGCGGGCACGGCGGACCGTCGGGGCCGGGGTGCCGGAGCCGAGCCGGGCGGCCTGAGCACGCATACTCCCGGGGTGAACTCCCCGGTCCGTCGCGCCGCCGTCCTCGGGTCGCCGATCGCGCACTCGCTGTCCCCCGCCCTGCACCACGCGGCCTACGCCGCGCTCGGCCTGGACGGCTGGCACTACGACCGGATCGAGGCCGGCGAGCAGGACCTGGCCGGGTTCGTCGCCGGGCTCGGGCCGGAGTGGGCCGGGCTGTCGCTGACGATGCCGCTCAAGCGGGTGCTGCTCGACGTCGCCGACCGGGTCGACCCGGCCGCCGCGGCGATCGGCGCTGGGAACACGCTGGTCCTGGGCCCGGAGGGCGGCGTCGCGTACAACACCGACGTCGCCGGGATCGCGGAGTCGCTGCGCGGTGCGGGTGCCGGCACCGGCCGGGCCGTGGTGCTCGGGGCGGGCGGCACCGCGCAGGCCGCGCTGGCGGCGTTGCAGGAGCTGAGGGTGGACCACGTCGACGTCCTGGTCCGCGACACCGGGCGGGCCGCCGCGCTGCGCGGGACCGCGGAACGGCTCGGCGTCGCTCCGGGGATCCACGGCGTGCTGACCGACCCGGTCGCGGCGGCGACCCTCCTGGAGGGGGCCGACATCGTCGTCTCGACGCTGCCGGCCGGGGCGGCGGACCCGCTGGCCGGGGCCCGCTGGCGGCCCGGGACGGTGCTCCTCGACGCCGTCTACGCGCCGTGGCCGACCGTCGTCGCCGGGGGCGCCGCCGCGTCCGGGGCGACGATCGTGTCCGGCCTGGAGATGCTCCTGCTCCAGGCCGTGGCCCAGGTCCGGCTGATGACCGGCCGGCCGGGGCCGGTCGCGGCCATGCGGGAGGCGCTCGACGCCGCGGTCGCCGCCCGGAGCTGACCGCTCGTCCTCGCCGGGCACGGACGCCGTGCCGGGGCGAGGATGGACCGGTGGTGCCGGAGAAGAGCTGCGCGGTCTGCGGGCGGCGGATCGAGTGGCGGCGGAAGTGGGCCGCGGACTGGGACCAGGTCCGCTACTGCTCCGCGCGCTGCCGGGGCCGCGGCGTCCGGCCGGTCGACCGGGATCTCGAACGGGCCGTCACCGACCTGCTCGACCAGCGGCGCACCGGGGCGACGATCTGCCCGTCCGAGGCCGCCCGCCGGGTCGATCCGGAGGGCTGGCGGGACCTGATGGAACCGGCCCGGATGGCCGCCCGCCGGCTGGTCGACGCGGGCCGGGTGGAGATCGTCCAGCAAGGCTCCGTGGTCGACCCGTCGACGGCGAAGGGGCCGATCCGGATCCGCCGGACCCGCTGATCTGGGGCAGGCTGACCGCATGCCCCGCGACACCTACACCCACGGTCACCCCGAGGTCGTCGTCCGCTCGCACGCGGCGCGCACCGCCGGGAACTCCTGCGGCTACCTGCTGGAGCACCTCACCCCGGGCACCAGCCTGCTCGACGTCGGCTGCGGCCCCGGCAGCATCACCGCCGATCTCGCCGCCCGGGTCGCCCCGGGCCGGGTCCGCGGGATCGAGGTCGTGGACAGCACGCTGGAGCAGGCCAGGGCGGCCGCCGCGGCGCGCGGGGTGCAGGTGGAGTTCGCCGTCGACGACGGCTACGCCCTGTCCGACCCGGACGACACCTGGGACGTCGTGCACGCCCACCAGGTGCTCCAGCACGTCTCGGACCCGGTGGCGGTGCTGCGCGAGATGCGCCGCGTCGCCCGGCCCGGCGGCCTGGTCGCCGTCCGCGACGCGGACTACGCCGGGTTCCAGTGGTGGCCCCGCGACCCGCGGCTGGACCGCTGGCTGGAGCTGTACCGCGCGGTGGCCCGCGGCAACGACGCCGAACCCGACGCCGGGCGCCGCCTGCTCGGCTGGGCACACGCCGCCGGGTTCACCGAGGTGACGCCGTCCGCCTCGGTCTGGTGCCACGCCACCCCGGAGGACCGTGCGGCCTGGGGCGGGATGTGGGCCGACCGGATCCACACCGGGGTCGGCCGCTCCGCCGTGGCCCGCGGGCTCGCCGAGCCCGACGAGCTGGACGCGATCTCGCAGGCGTGGCGGGAGTGGACCGCGCACCCGGACGGCTGGTTCCTCGTCCCGCACGGCGAGGTGCTCTGCCGGGTCCCCTGACCGGCGCCTGCGGAGCGACGGTCGAACGGCACCCGAGGACACGCGTGCGGGGGCCTTCCGCGGGGCAGCGGGTCAGGCCGGGACGAGCACGGCGAGTCCGCAGGCGGGATCGGTGGGGGCCGGGCACGTGCACACCCGGTGCCGCGCCCCCGGACGGCGGGCCGTGGACGATCGTTGCACAACGCATCTATGCTCCCCGCGTGTCCGCTGCGCAGGCGATCTCCCGTCCGTCGGTGTCCCGTGTGGCCGGTCTCGCCGTCCTGCTGGTCGCGCTCACGGTGTCCGGCTGTGCCGCCGATCCGGAGCCCATCGCCGTCGGGTCGGCGCCCGCCGCACCCTCGGAACGGATCGACCTCGGTGCCGCCCCGGCCGCACCGGTCGAGATGTCACCGGTCGGCAGCTGGCCGCAGGCGTGCGACCTGCTCACCGACGCCGACATCCGGGCCGTCTTCCCCCAGGCGGCCGACATCGTCCGCGAGCCGCAGGACGTGCAGCTCACGGTGTTCGGCCTGGGCTCGTTCACGGTGACCGGCGGGCGGTGCACGTTCCGGTACTCGCTCCCCGGCCGGCTCGTCGACCCGGCGGACACCACGAGCGGGTACCGCCTGCAGGTCCAGGTCCAGGCCGTCGGCACGGACCGGTTCGTCGCGGAGAACCACGCGTCGGTGAGCCGTACCGGACCGGTCGGCGGCGTACCGGGCGCGGACTGCTCGGCCGACGTCCCGGACACGGCGGTGACCTGTGCGACGGACCGGATGCTGTTCGACGTCCGGGACATGCTCGGGAACGTCACGCAGGACGGCGGGTGGGCCCGGTTCCGGCAGGGTGACCGGATCACGACGTTCGAGGGCGAGGACTCCGCACGGCTCGATCAGCAGCACGAGTACGTGGTGCGTACCGCCCTGACCGAGATCGCCCGGACGATCGCGGCGAAGCTCTGAGACCCGGCGGGCCCGTCAGGCCCCGGGCCGGGCGTGCAGCGTGACGGCGTAGCCGGAGCCCTCCGCCCAGGGCGCACGGTCCCAGGCCGACCAGCGCCGCACGGCGTCCAGCCCGGCGGCGGCGCACCAGGCGTCGACGTCGCCGGGGGCCGGCCAGCCGGGTCGCAGCGTGAACCCGGCCAGCAGCAGGCCGCCCGGGCGCAGGTGCCGGGCGCACCCGGCGAGCAGGCCGGCCCGGTCGGTGGCGTAGGGGACGACGTTCCCGGCGAGGACGACCATGCCGAACCGGTCGTCCAGGTCGAGGTCCTCGATCCCGCAGTGCTCCCAGCGCAGGTGCGGGGCCTTCGCCCGGGCGGCCGCGATCATGTCCGGGTCGGGGTCGACGCCGACCACCTCGATGCCGCGCCGGTCCAGCTCGATCCCCACCCGCCCGGTGCCGCACCCGCCGTCGAGCACCGGGCCCCGGTCCAGCAGCGCGGTCACCAGATCGGCCTCGCCGTGCGGGTTC harbors:
- a CDS encoding methyltransferase domain-containing protein, with the translated sequence MPRDTYTHGHPEVVVRSHAARTAGNSCGYLLEHLTPGTSLLDVGCGPGSITADLAARVAPGRVRGIEVVDSTLEQARAAAAARGVQVEFAVDDGYALSDPDDTWDVVHAHQVLQHVSDPVAVLREMRRVARPGGLVAVRDADYAGFQWWPRDPRLDRWLELYRAVARGNDAEPDAGRRLLGWAHAAGFTEVTPSASVWCHATPEDRAAWGGMWADRIHTGVGRSAVARGLAEPDELDAISQAWREWTAHPDGWFLVPHGEVLCRVP
- a CDS encoding DUF2256 and DUF3253 domain-containing protein, with the translated sequence MPEKSCAVCGRRIEWRRKWAADWDQVRYCSARCRGRGVRPVDRDLERAVTDLLDQRRTGATICPSEAARRVDPEGWRDLMEPARMAARRLVDAGRVEIVQQGSVVDPSTAKGPIRIRRTR
- a CDS encoding class I SAM-dependent methyltransferase, with the protein product MLPDDWTTWKDRVDLGSYDDRWAAMAAAGENPHGEADLVTALLDRGPVLDGGCGTGRVGIELDRRGIEVVGVDPDPDMIAAARAKAPHLRWEHCGIEDLDLDDRFGMVVLAGNVVPYATDRAGLLAGCARHLRPGGLLLAGFTLRPGWPAPGDVDAWCAAAGLDAVRRWSAWDRAPWAEGSGYAVTLHARPGA
- a CDS encoding shikimate dehydrogenase; its protein translation is MNSPVRRAAVLGSPIAHSLSPALHHAAYAALGLDGWHYDRIEAGEQDLAGFVAGLGPEWAGLSLTMPLKRVLLDVADRVDPAAAAIGAGNTLVLGPEGGVAYNTDVAGIAESLRGAGAGTGRAVVLGAGGTAQAALAALQELRVDHVDVLVRDTGRAAALRGTAERLGVAPGIHGVLTDPVAAATLLEGADIVVSTLPAGAADPLAGARWRPGTVLLDAVYAPWPTVVAGGAAASGATIVSGLEMLLLQAVAQVRLMTGRPGPVAAMREALDAAVAARS